One stretch of Tissierellales bacterium DNA includes these proteins:
- a CDS encoding flagellar hook-length control protein FliK, with protein sequence MELINLTRQQGVGLLEKSFKGNSKHSDSQVNFDNYLRKTMNKNAGNEEKASKFQHDKAGLHKDVYDKMNAINSGAVKKINSMKDETSEIVNYNDKTSETKEESEIEKLGDEASEIVDELNETIDELVVLIENIDIDANELNQGNTNQMVGDVLATEEVLKNSGELSSEETISSQSDKAIFDNVSRNIQKLEDLIGKLQELVDKIVKTNDNSSEKISESVLKLSNELEEVVNMKSALEGFVKEVIDVDKNNMKNEIKDMLIELKASVEGKDNIKTGVKTIAKQIEFLSQKNNQLAESKGNSALQNNGDIDSHSLQNEEGISRASMENKDNNDNENAGKESNEKQSDSFKTDAIGTKSMANDSEFSLEKTSFKVSDKKIADEDLIKQISEHMNKMRLKSGTQTVRMKLKPEALGEVNLKISLEKGSLSTELLAENNEVKEILEKHLSVLKNHLEQQGYEVKEFKVVSQEETQNANYLDQENENNKQEREQKRQSKEEHDEKDNSDFGDLFSKMNTIA encoded by the coding sequence ATGGAATTGATAAATCTAACAAGACAACAAGGTGTAGGTTTGCTAGAAAAGTCTTTTAAAGGAAATTCTAAACATTCTGATTCTCAAGTGAATTTTGATAATTATCTCAGAAAAACGATGAACAAAAATGCTGGAAATGAAGAAAAAGCTTCTAAATTTCAGCATGATAAAGCGGGTTTGCATAAAGATGTTTATGACAAAATGAATGCAATCAATAGTGGAGCTGTCAAAAAAATTAATTCTATGAAAGATGAAACTTCAGAAATAGTTAATTATAATGATAAAACATCTGAGACCAAAGAAGAAAGTGAAATTGAAAAACTTGGAGATGAAGCTTCAGAAATAGTTGATGAATTGAATGAAACGATTGATGAATTGGTTGTTTTAATTGAAAATATCGACATTGATGCTAATGAATTAAATCAAGGAAATACGAATCAAATGGTAGGAGATGTACTTGCGACAGAAGAGGTATTAAAAAATAGCGGAGAGCTTAGCAGTGAAGAAACAATATCTAGCCAGAGCGATAAAGCTATTTTTGATAATGTATCAAGAAATATCCAAAAATTAGAAGATTTAATTGGTAAATTGCAGGAATTAGTTGATAAAATTGTAAAGACTAATGATAATTCATCTGAGAAAATTAGTGAAAGTGTTTTGAAATTAAGTAACGAATTAGAAGAAGTTGTGAATATGAAGTCAGCACTTGAAGGTTTTGTAAAGGAAGTTATTGATGTCGATAAAAATAACATGAAAAATGAGATAAAAGATATGTTGATTGAATTGAAGGCAAGTGTTGAGGGCAAAGATAATATAAAAACTGGCGTTAAAACGATTGCTAAACAAATAGAGTTTTTATCTCAGAAGAACAATCAATTAGCTGAAAGCAAAGGAAATAGTGCACTTCAAAATAATGGAGATATTGATAGTCATAGCTTGCAGAATGAAGAAGGCATTTCTAGAGCATCAATGGAAAACAAAGATAATAATGATAATGAAAATGCTGGAAAAGAATCTAATGAAAAGCAAAGTGATTCATTTAAGACAGATGCAATAGGAACTAAATCAATGGCAAATGATTCGGAGTTTAGTTTAGAAAAAACATCATTTAAAGTTTCGGACAAGAAGATTGCGGATGAAGACTTGATAAAGCAGATTTCGGAACATATGAATAAAATGAGACTGAAAAGTGGAACTCAAACTGTTAGGATGAAGTTAAAACCAGAAGCATTAGGAGAGGTTAATTTAAAAATTTCTCTTGAAAAAGGAAGTTTATCTACGGAGTTATTGGCAGAAAATAATGAAGTAAAAGAAATTTTAGAGAAGCATCTTAGTGTATTGAAAAATCATTTAGAGCAGCAAGGATATGAAGTAAAGGAATTTAAGGTGGTTAGTCAAGAAGAGACTCAAAATGCAAATTATTTAGATCAAGAGAATGAGAATAACAAACAAGAAAGAGAACAAAAACGACAAAGTAAAGAAGAACATGATGAAAAAGACAATTCAGATTTTGGCGATTTGTTTTCTAAGATGAATACTATAGCGTAG